In Tepidimonas taiwanensis, the following are encoded in one genomic region:
- a CDS encoding ABC-F family ATP-binding cassette domain-containing protein, with the protein MTWIHLKMARLAYGAAPLLDGADFTLAGAERVGLVGRNGAGKSSLLRVLAGEERLDTGELQRRQGLRWAYVPQEPAFAAGHTVFEAVAEGLRDVHEWLRRYSTSAPDEDLDALQNAIEAADGWRWEQRVAETLARLRLPGDARVDTLSGGVRKRVALARALVGQPDVLLLDEPTNHLDIDAIDWLAEHLLAFRGSVVVVSHDRYFLDRVTTRIVELDRGRLRDYPGNYGRYEALKAEQLAQEAVVQAKADRLLAQEEAWIRKGVEARRTRAQARIERLQQLRQARAARREALGQVRLELVRGQASARLVAELENVSLSFGEGEQRVTVVRDLTTTVLRGDKIGVIGPNGAGKTTLLRLLLGELAPDTGRVRLGSQLTVAYFDQLRAALNLDATLEDFISPGSEWIEWEGRRTHVRSYLADFLFSPAHAQRPVRSLSGGERNRLLLARLFARPANVLVLDEPTNDLDIDTLELLEQRLAAYTGTVFLVSHDRRFLDAVVTSTLVFEGDGVWREYEGGVEDWMAQSMRLHGRVPVWPSAWREADTAVPATGEAAVPRRSPRAAPEGAEPAPHGASAPARRRLGYKERRELDGLPARIEALEAEQRAIEAALADGTLYGRDPQQAQTLAQRHGAIEQELMAALERWEALEALTKDDPNGAPAPAATPREAR; encoded by the coding sequence ATGACGTGGATCCACTTGAAAATGGCCCGGCTGGCGTATGGCGCCGCGCCGTTGCTGGACGGCGCGGACTTCACGCTGGCCGGTGCAGAGCGCGTGGGGCTGGTTGGGCGCAACGGGGCGGGCAAGTCGTCGCTGCTGCGCGTACTGGCGGGCGAGGAACGACTCGATACCGGCGAGCTGCAACGCCGCCAGGGGTTGCGCTGGGCATACGTGCCGCAGGAACCCGCGTTTGCCGCGGGTCACACCGTATTCGAGGCGGTGGCCGAGGGTTTGCGGGATGTGCACGAGTGGCTGCGGCGCTACAGCACGTCTGCGCCGGACGAGGACCTGGACGCGCTGCAAAACGCGATCGAGGCGGCCGACGGATGGCGCTGGGAACAGCGGGTCGCGGAAACGCTGGCCCGGTTGCGGCTGCCGGGTGATGCGCGCGTGGACACGCTCTCGGGCGGGGTGCGCAAGCGCGTTGCGCTGGCGCGGGCGCTGGTGGGCCAGCCCGACGTGCTGCTGCTCGACGAACCGACGAACCACCTGGACATCGACGCGATCGACTGGCTGGCCGAGCACCTGCTGGCGTTTCGCGGCAGCGTGGTGGTGGTGAGCCACGACCGGTATTTTCTGGATCGGGTGACGACGCGCATCGTCGAGCTGGATCGCGGGCGCCTACGGGACTACCCCGGCAACTACGGTCGCTACGAGGCGCTCAAGGCGGAGCAGCTGGCCCAGGAGGCGGTGGTGCAGGCGAAGGCCGATCGGCTGCTCGCGCAGGAAGAAGCGTGGATCCGCAAAGGGGTCGAGGCCCGCCGCACGCGGGCGCAGGCGCGCATCGAGCGGCTGCAGCAGCTGCGGCAGGCCCGCGCGGCGCGACGCGAGGCGCTGGGGCAGGTGCGGCTGGAGCTGGTGCGCGGACAGGCCAGTGCGCGGCTGGTGGCCGAGCTGGAGAACGTGAGCCTGTCGTTCGGCGAGGGCGAGCAGCGCGTGACCGTCGTGCGCGACCTGACGACGACGGTGCTGCGCGGGGACAAGATCGGCGTGATCGGCCCCAACGGGGCCGGCAAGACGACGCTGTTGCGACTGCTGCTGGGCGAGCTGGCACCCGACACCGGGCGCGTGCGGCTGGGCAGCCAGTTGACCGTGGCGTATTTCGACCAACTGCGCGCGGCGCTGAACCTGGACGCCACGCTGGAGGATTTCATCAGCCCGGGCAGCGAGTGGATCGAATGGGAGGGTCGGCGCACACACGTGCGCAGTTACCTGGCGGACTTTTTGTTTTCGCCCGCGCACGCGCAGCGGCCGGTGCGATCGCTGTCGGGTGGCGAGCGCAATCGCCTGCTGCTGGCACGGCTGTTCGCGCGCCCGGCGAACGTGCTGGTGCTGGACGAGCCGACCAACGATCTGGACATCGACACGCTGGAGCTGCTGGAGCAGCGGCTGGCGGCGTACACGGGAACGGTGTTTCTGGTGAGCCACGACCGGCGCTTTCTGGACGCGGTGGTAACGAGCACGCTGGTGTTCGAGGGCGATGGCGTCTGGCGCGAGTACGAGGGCGGTGTGGAGGACTGGATGGCGCAGTCGATGCGGCTGCACGGACGCGTGCCGGTATGGCCGTCGGCCTGGCGAGAGGCGGACACGGCCGTCCCGGCAACCGGCGAGGCCGCGGTCCCACGCCGCTCCCCCCGCGCGGCGCCGGAGGGGGCGGAGCCGGCACCCCACGGCGCTTCCGCACCGGCGCGCCGCCGGCTGGGTTACAAAGAGCGGCGGGAGCTGGACGGACTGCCGGCGCGCATCGAGGCGCTCGAAGCCGAGCAGCGCGCGATCGAGGCCGCACTGGCCGACGGCACCCTCTACGGCCGTGATCCGCAGCAGGCGCAGACGCTGGCACAACGGCACGGCGCCATCGAGCAGGAACTGATGGCGGCGCTGGAGCGCTGGGAGGCGCTCGAAGCGCTGACGAAAGACGACCCGAACGGCGCGCCCGCGCCGGCCGCCACCCCCCGGGAGGCCCGATGA
- a CDS encoding creatininase family protein encodes MDTSPDSPVAAPGLKRWADLRWPEVAALDPERTVAVLPLGATEQHGPHLPLAVDTAIAEAVLAAAGPHLPGDAPIYVLPTQPVGFSPEHARFPGTLTLSADTALALWRDIGASVARAGVRKLVLFNGHGGHVGLMDVVGRELRAHHDLLVWSVHWFQLPLIEPDGHDLEADLSAHERRFGVHAGQVETALMLALVPERVHDAARADFASTSAQRAQRYPLLGNGRSAKFAWAMQDLNPAGSAGHAAAADADWGRRAIAAAGRSLAQLLQEVVALPLATAVDGPAWP; translated from the coding sequence ATGGATACCTCCCCGGATAGCCCGGTGGCTGCCCCGGGCCTCAAGCGCTGGGCCGATTTGCGCTGGCCCGAGGTCGCCGCGCTCGACCCGGAGCGCACCGTTGCCGTATTGCCGCTGGGTGCGACCGAACAGCACGGCCCCCACCTGCCGCTGGCGGTGGACACCGCGATCGCCGAGGCGGTGCTGGCCGCCGCGGGACCGCACCTCCCCGGCGATGCGCCGATCTACGTGCTGCCCACGCAGCCCGTCGGCTTCAGCCCCGAGCACGCGCGCTTTCCCGGCACGCTGACGCTCTCGGCCGATACCGCGCTGGCCCTCTGGCGCGACATCGGCGCGTCGGTGGCGCGCGCTGGCGTGCGCAAGCTCGTGCTCTTCAACGGTCACGGCGGGCATGTCGGCCTGATGGACGTCGTCGGGCGCGAGCTGCGCGCGCACCACGACCTGCTCGTCTGGAGCGTGCACTGGTTCCAGCTCCCGCTCATCGAGCCCGACGGTCACGACCTGGAGGCGGACCTGTCGGCCCACGAGCGGCGCTTCGGCGTGCACGCGGGCCAGGTGGAAACCGCGCTGATGCTGGCCCTCGTGCCCGAGCGGGTGCACGATGCGGCCCGCGCGGACTTTGCGTCCACCTCGGCGCAACGGGCGCAGCGCTACCCGCTGCTGGGCAACGGGCGCAGCGCCAAATTCGCCTGGGCCATGCAGGACCTCAATCCCGCGGGTTCAGCGGGCCATGCCGCAGCCGCCGACGCCGACTGGGGCCGGCGCGCCATCGCCGCCGCCGGCCGGTCGCTCGCGCAGCTGCTGCAGGAGGTGGTCGCGCTGCCGCTCGCGACCGCGGTCGACGGCCCGGCGTGGCCGTAG
- a CDS encoding histidine phosphatase family protein: protein MGTIHLVRHGQASFGSDDYDRLSPLGWQQGRRLGEHWRAHGQRFEAVYTGTLRRHQETWQAIREGWGEALEAQVWPGLDEYDSAALIEALHAPPPGDPHTPDGYRAHFRLLRDALRQWMDGVISPRGMPDYETFRREAVALLEHVRRAHTGDVLVVSSGGPIATLVGHLLGAPPETTIELNLRIRNTAVSEVAHTPKRCALVSFNALPHLTAPEHRDWITHA, encoded by the coding sequence ATGGGAACGATCCACCTCGTGCGGCACGGGCAGGCGTCTTTCGGCAGCGACGACTACGACCGGCTGAGCCCGCTGGGCTGGCAGCAGGGGCGGCGGCTGGGCGAGCACTGGCGCGCGCACGGCCAGCGCTTTGAGGCCGTGTACACGGGAACGCTGCGCCGGCACCAGGAGACGTGGCAGGCGATCCGGGAGGGATGGGGAGAGGCGCTAGAGGCCCAGGTCTGGCCCGGACTGGATGAATACGACAGCGCCGCGCTGATCGAGGCGCTGCATGCCCCGCCCCCGGGAGATCCGCACACGCCCGACGGGTACCGCGCGCACTTCCGGCTGTTGCGCGATGCGCTGCGGCAGTGGATGGACGGGGTGATCTCGCCGCGCGGCATGCCCGATTACGAAACGTTCCGCCGCGAGGCGGTGGCGCTGCTCGAACATGTGCGGCGCGCGCACACGGGCGACGTGCTGGTCGTCAGCAGCGGCGGGCCGATCGCGACGCTGGTGGGCCACCTGCTGGGCGCGCCGCCGGAGACGACCATCGAGCTCAACCTGCGCATCCGCAACACCGCGGTCAGCGAGGTCGCGCACACCCCCAAGCGCTGCGCACTGGTGAGCTTCAACGCGCTGCCCCACCTGACGGCACCGGAGCACCGCGACTGGATCACGCACGCGTGA
- a CDS encoding SAM-dependent methyltransferase, with product MLSIDKALDGWVRRWRARVNLPLRVRWAVGGETGPQWDLGDFAQPRVTIAMRDVAALPALLSPSLDSLGEAYVEGRIDVEGAIDDVLAMAHTLVAQADDEDRRPGALQRMVKAFTHNRKLDRESIQYHYDVSNAFYAEWLDPAMVYSCAYFEHGDEDLATAQRKKIDHILTKIRLQPGQTLLDIGCGWGALVMRAAEAFGARCVGITLSQAQYDLARERVAAAGLADRVEIRLQDYRDVTGTFDRITSVGMFEHVGLKHLADYFRLIRERLAPDGWALNHGITTADAHDGETPHGGGRFIDKYVFPHGELPHISTVLRTMQEGGLEPFDVESLRRHYARTLTCWSQTFEAKAERLRAMVPERIWRIWRVYLAGCAWAFEHDQISIFQVLCRPAGRSAQELPWSRHWIYAPRG from the coding sequence ATGCTGTCGATCGACAAGGCATTGGACGGTTGGGTGCGGCGGTGGCGCGCGCGGGTCAATCTGCCACTGCGGGTGCGCTGGGCCGTCGGGGGCGAGACCGGGCCGCAGTGGGATCTGGGCGATTTCGCGCAGCCGCGCGTGACCATCGCCATGCGCGATGTGGCGGCGTTGCCCGCGCTGCTGTCGCCGAGTCTCGACTCGCTCGGCGAGGCCTATGTCGAGGGTCGCATCGACGTCGAGGGTGCCATCGACGACGTGCTGGCGATGGCCCACACGCTCGTCGCCCAGGCCGATGACGAGGACCGCCGCCCCGGCGCGCTGCAGCGCATGGTCAAGGCGTTCACGCATAACCGCAAGCTCGACCGCGAGTCGATCCAGTACCACTACGACGTCTCCAACGCGTTCTACGCGGAATGGCTCGACCCGGCGATGGTGTACTCGTGCGCCTACTTCGAGCATGGCGACGAGGACCTGGCCACCGCACAGCGCAAAAAGATCGACCACATCCTGACCAAGATCCGGCTGCAACCGGGGCAGACGTTGCTCGACATCGGCTGCGGCTGGGGCGCGCTGGTGATGCGTGCGGCCGAGGCGTTCGGGGCGCGCTGCGTCGGCATCACCCTGTCGCAGGCCCAGTACGACCTCGCGCGCGAGCGCGTCGCCGCCGCCGGACTGGCCGACCGGGTCGAGATCCGGCTGCAGGACTACCGCGACGTCACCGGCACATTCGACCGCATCACCAGCGTCGGCATGTTCGAGCACGTGGGCCTCAAGCACCTGGCCGACTATTTCCGCCTCATCCGCGAGCGCTTGGCGCCGGACGGCTGGGCGCTCAACCACGGCATCACGACGGCGGACGCACACGACGGCGAGACCCCGCACGGCGGCGGCCGCTTCATCGACAAGTACGTCTTTCCACACGGCGAGCTGCCGCATATCTCGACGGTGCTGCGCACGATGCAGGAAGGCGGCCTCGAGCCCTTCGACGTCGAGAGCCTGCGCCGCCATTACGCGCGCACACTTACCTGCTGGAGCCAGACCTTCGAGGCCAAGGCCGAGCGCCTGCGCGCGATGGTGCCGGAGCGCATCTGGCGCATCTGGCGGGTCTACCTGGCCGGCTGTGCGTGGGCGTTCGAGCACGACCAGATTTCCATTTTCCAAGTGCTGTGCCGCCCCGCGGGCCGCTCGGCACAGGAACTGCCGTGGTCGCGCCACTGGATCTACGCCCCGCGGGGGTGA
- the hemE gene encoding uroporphyrinogen decarboxylase, with protein MTFPALRNDTFLRACLGQATDHTPIWLMRQAGRYLPEYCATRAKAGSFMGLATNVDYATEVTLQPLERYPLDAAILFSDILTVPDAMGLGLRFAAGEGPRFERTVRTESDVAALAVPDMERLRYVFDAVTSIRRALDGRVPLIGFSGSPWTLACYMVEGGGSDDYRHVKTLLYSRPDLMHRLLAVNADAVALYLTTQIEAGAQAVMVFDSWGGVLADGAFQAFSLAYTQRVLAQLPREYAGQVIPRIVFTKGGGLWLEEMATLDCDVLGVDWTVHLGRARRLVGGEPGGPGKALQGNLDPAVLLSTPEAIAREAVRVLESFGAPHTDRTRRGPTHIFNLGHGISLHTPPENVAALVETVHAHSRRMRGGA; from the coding sequence ATGACATTCCCTGCGCTGCGCAACGACACCTTTTTGCGCGCCTGCCTGGGGCAGGCGACCGACCACACCCCGATCTGGCTGATGCGCCAGGCCGGGCGCTACCTGCCGGAGTACTGCGCCACGCGCGCCAAGGCCGGCAGCTTCATGGGGCTGGCCACGAACGTCGACTACGCCACCGAGGTGACGCTGCAGCCGCTGGAGCGCTACCCGCTGGACGCGGCGATTCTGTTTTCCGACATCCTGACGGTGCCGGATGCCATGGGGCTGGGGCTCCGTTTTGCCGCCGGTGAGGGCCCGCGCTTCGAGCGCACCGTGCGCACCGAAAGCGACGTCGCGGCGCTGGCCGTGCCGGACATGGAGCGGCTGCGCTACGTGTTCGATGCGGTCACGTCGATCCGGCGCGCGCTCGACGGACGGGTGCCGCTGATCGGGTTTTCCGGCAGCCCGTGGACACTGGCGTGCTACATGGTCGAGGGCGGCGGCTCGGACGACTACCGCCACGTCAAGACGCTGCTGTACAGCCGCCCGGACCTGATGCACCGGCTGCTGGCCGTCAACGCCGACGCGGTGGCGCTGTACCTGACAACCCAGATCGAAGCCGGCGCGCAGGCGGTGATGGTGTTCGACAGCTGGGGCGGCGTGCTCGCGGACGGCGCGTTCCAGGCGTTCAGTCTGGCCTACACGCAGCGGGTGCTGGCGCAACTGCCGCGGGAATACGCGGGGCAGGTCATCCCGCGCATCGTCTTCACCAAGGGCGGCGGGCTGTGGCTGGAGGAAATGGCGACGCTGGACTGCGACGTGCTGGGGGTCGACTGGACCGTGCATCTGGGACGGGCGCGGCGGCTGGTGGGTGGCGAGCCGGGCGGGCCAGGCAAGGCCCTGCAGGGCAACCTCGACCCGGCGGTACTGCTGAGTACGCCGGAGGCGATCGCGCGCGAGGCGGTGCGGGTGCTGGAATCGTTCGGCGCGCCGCACACGGACCGCACCCGGCGGGGCCCGACGCACATCTTCAACCTCGGCCACGGCATCAGCCTGCACACGCCACCGGAAAACGTCGCTGCGCTCGTCGAAACGGTGCATGCGCACTCGCGGCGCATGCGGGGCGGCGCGTAA
- a CDS encoding LysE family translocator, which produces MSASEFLALITLATVTSFTPGPNTTLSTALAANGGLRRALPFVCAVPVGWTLLLALCAAGLGAVVLAVPALRLGILWGGVGYLLWLAWRLARASTLTQARTEGLRISFVRGVGLQFLNIKAWMLALSIVAGWIAGHPQAWGRFWLVLPVMVVYAFSSNLTYALVGSVLRGWLAGPIVDGRPIGRRLRVFNRLMAGALALTGMWMLASGIRAPAV; this is translated from the coding sequence ATGAGCGCGAGCGAATTTCTGGCGCTCATCACACTGGCGACGGTGACCAGCTTTACCCCGGGACCGAACACCACGCTGTCCACCGCGCTCGCGGCCAACGGCGGCCTGCGGCGGGCGCTGCCGTTCGTGTGCGCGGTGCCGGTGGGTTGGACCCTGCTGCTGGCGTTGTGCGCCGCGGGGCTGGGGGCGGTGGTGCTGGCGGTGCCGGCGCTGCGGCTGGGGATCCTATGGGGGGGCGTGGGGTATCTGCTTTGGCTGGCCTGGCGCCTGGCGCGGGCGTCGACGCTGACACAGGCCCGCACAGAAGGACTGCGGATATCGTTCGTGCGCGGGGTGGGTCTGCAGTTCCTCAATATCAAGGCGTGGATGCTGGCGCTGTCCATCGTGGCCGGCTGGATCGCCGGGCACCCCCAGGCGTGGGGGCGCTTCTGGCTGGTGCTGCCCGTGATGGTCGTGTACGCGTTCAGCAGCAACCTGACCTATGCGCTGGTGGGGTCGGTGCTGCGCGGGTGGCTGGCGGGCCCCATCGTCGATGGGCGACCGATCGGGCGGCGGCTGCGCGTGTTCAACCGGCTGATGGCGGGTGCGCTGGCGTTGACGGGCATGTGGATGCTGGCGAGCGGGATCCGGGCCCCTGCCGTCTGA
- the priA gene encoding replication restart helicase PriA → MVAEASCDPVETGDANPATEVLLDVVVPTPAHSGLGDRLTYCHTVALPPGTLVRVPLGARAVVGIVWGTPATAPATPVRPISEAWQALPPLAAEWRELVGFAARYYQRALGEVALAALPPALRELDAARLQRRLQRAPEPVPPVSPPPAETPPPLTDAQAAALAAIETVDQPILLFGATGSGKTEVYLQATARLLARDPQAQALVLVPEINLTPQLEQRFRARFGDAVTTLHSRLTPAQRLQHWLAAHLGHARIVLGTRMAIFASLPQLRLIVVDEEHDPSYKSQEGARYSARDLAVYRARLGADAGCRVILGSATPSLESWHAADSGRYRRVHMDDRMGGARWPRLRLVDLRQQPRGTLLAPPLQAAIEARVARGEQALVLLNRRGYAPVIACDACGWKSGCPHCSAHLVFHKADRRLRCHHCGHTAPIPRACPDCGNVDLAPLGRGTEQLEEQLAAALATLQRADGTPVRVGRLDADTSRARGALERTLQAVHDGAIDVLVGTQMIAKGHDFRRITLVASVNTDGALFASDWRAPERLFALLMQAAGRAGRDAAFVAAQGSAVELWVQTAYPEHPMFAALARHDYAAFAAQQLEERRSAGMPPFSHQALLRAEARQLEAALAWLRHAAEAAHDLPGRAHVMLYAPVPMALTRVAGIERAQLLLESPHRPALQALLAAWMPRLHALRGLPDTRGLVRWAIDVDPLSF, encoded by the coding sequence ATGGTTGCCGAAGCATCCTGCGACCCCGTCGAAACAGGTGACGCCAACCCCGCGACCGAAGTCCTCCTCGACGTCGTGGTTCCGACGCCGGCGCACAGCGGGCTCGGGGACCGGCTGACCTACTGCCACACCGTGGCGCTGCCGCCGGGCACGCTGGTGCGCGTCCCGCTCGGTGCACGGGCGGTCGTCGGGATTGTGTGGGGGACGCCCGCCACCGCGCCGGCGACGCCGGTGCGTCCGATCTCGGAAGCGTGGCAGGCGCTGCCGCCGCTGGCCGCCGAGTGGCGCGAGCTGGTGGGCTTTGCCGCCCGCTATTACCAGCGGGCGCTGGGCGAGGTCGCATTGGCGGCGCTGCCGCCGGCGCTGCGCGAGCTCGACGCGGCGCGGCTGCAGCGGCGCCTGCAGCGGGCCCCGGAGCCGGTACCGCCGGTCTCCCCGCCACCGGCCGAGACGCCACCGCCGCTGACGGATGCGCAGGCCGCGGCGCTGGCGGCGATCGAGACCGTCGACCAGCCGATCCTGCTGTTTGGCGCCACCGGCAGCGGCAAGACCGAGGTGTACCTACAAGCCACGGCGCGGCTGCTCGCGCGCGACCCGCAGGCCCAGGCGCTGGTGCTGGTGCCGGAGATCAACCTGACGCCACAGCTCGAACAGCGCTTTCGCGCACGCTTCGGCGACGCGGTCACGACGCTGCACTCGCGCCTGACGCCCGCGCAGCGCCTGCAGCACTGGCTGGCCGCCCACCTCGGCCACGCACGCATCGTTTTGGGCACGCGCATGGCGATCTTCGCCAGCCTGCCGCAACTGCGGCTGATCGTCGTGGACGAGGAGCACGACCCGAGCTACAAGAGCCAGGAAGGGGCGCGTTACTCGGCGCGCGATCTGGCGGTGTACCGCGCGCGGCTGGGCGCCGACGCGGGCTGTCGGGTCATCCTCGGCTCGGCCACGCCGTCGCTGGAGTCGTGGCACGCGGCAGACAGCGGCCGCTACCGGCGCGTGCACATGGACGACCGCATGGGCGGCGCCCGCTGGCCGCGGCTGCGTCTGGTGGACCTGCGCCAGCAGCCGCGGGGTACGCTGCTGGCCCCGCCGTTGCAGGCCGCGATCGAGGCGCGCGTGGCGCGCGGCGAACAGGCGCTCGTCCTGCTCAACCGCCGCGGCTACGCGCCCGTGATCGCCTGCGACGCCTGTGGCTGGAAGAGTGGCTGTCCGCACTGCAGCGCGCACCTGGTCTTTCACAAGGCGGACCGGCGCCTGCGCTGCCACCATTGCGGCCACACCGCCCCGATCCCGCGGGCCTGTCCCGATTGCGGCAACGTCGATCTCGCGCCGCTCGGGCGCGGCACGGAGCAGCTCGAGGAGCAGCTTGCGGCGGCGCTGGCGACGCTACAGCGAGCAGACGGGACACCCGTGCGTGTGGGGCGACTCGATGCGGACACGTCACGGGCCCGCGGGGCGCTGGAGCGCACGCTGCAGGCCGTGCACGACGGCGCAATCGACGTGCTGGTGGGCACGCAGATGATCGCCAAGGGACACGACTTTCGCCGCATCACGCTGGTGGCCAGCGTGAACACGGACGGGGCGCTGTTTGCCAGCGACTGGCGCGCGCCCGAGCGGCTGTTCGCGCTGCTGATGCAGGCGGCGGGCCGCGCCGGGCGCGACGCCGCCTTCGTCGCGGCGCAGGGCAGCGCCGTCGAGCTGTGGGTGCAGACCGCGTACCCCGAGCACCCGATGTTCGCGGCGCTGGCGCGGCACGACTACGCGGCATTTGCCGCGCAACAGCTGGAAGAGCGCCGCAGCGCCGGCATGCCGCCGTTCAGTCACCAGGCGCTGCTGCGCGCCGAGGCGCGCCAGCTGGAGGCGGCGCTCGCCTGGCTGCGCCACGCCGCCGAGGCCGCGCACGACCTTCCCGGACGGGCACACGTCATGCTCTACGCGCCGGTGCCGATGGCGCTGACGCGCGTGGCCGGCATCGAGCGCGCGCAACTGCTGTTGGAAAGCCCCCACCGCCCGGCGTTGCAGGCGCTGCTGGCCGCGTGGATGCCGCGCCTGCACGCGCTGCGCGGCCTGCCGGACACACGCGGCCTCGTGCGCTGGGCGATCGACGTCGATCCGTTGAGTTTTTGA
- a CDS encoding protein-disulfide reductase DsbD family protein translates to MAVFDWLLRAGARVARAFAPLLLAAGVTALAQGGPAAAPSAGPTAQTEYARVELLVHAPQGVTPGQPVWLGLRLDHAPGWHTYWRNPGDSGLPIELQWTLPPGVRAGEIAWPTPRKFPLGELANYGFDGTLLLPVPVTVEPGFTGDTLDVQLHATWLICRTECVPEEAWLRLRVPTQSAQTAHGSLFESAWAAAPRALDGASGELRVEGDRLLLDITGLPAAWRGQRLEFFPETGNLIAPGLPWEQRWDGARWQASVPLSPYRSESPTRLAFVVAPPPAEAHGPATAGVRLEWPVAGTWPAVAAPPAPREPLPAPSAPAGAAGPTALGLGLALLGALVGGMILNLMPCVFPVLAIKVMAFQAHGADRRAHRVGGLAYTAGVVLSFVALGAALLALRTAGEAVGWGFQLQNPWVVAALATLFVVIGLNLAGLFEFGQLAPPGLAGLQLRHPVADAFLTGVLASVVASPCTAPFMGASLGLALTLPAAQALAVFGALGLGMALPYLAASQWPALARRLPRPGPWMVTFRQAMAFPMFAAALWLWWVLGQQTGMDGAGALGLILLALAWLLWALGRPGAARRWLGAIGAVLLAAALVWAGPYVGREANAGATADTRDATWDAWTPQRQAELLAAGRPVFVDFTAAWCVTCQVNKAAVLSDADVLADARAANIALLRADWTRRDPVITEALAALGRSGVPVYVLHVPGRAPQVLSEILRKEDVRAAFRAAAQRQAASAG, encoded by the coding sequence ATGGCTGTTTTTGATTGGTTGCTCCGAGCCGGCGCGCGTGTTGCCCGCGCGTTCGCCCCGCTGTTGCTGGCCGCGGGCGTAACGGCGCTCGCACAAGGCGGCCCTGCCGCTGCTCCCTCGGCAGGCCCGACGGCACAAACGGAATACGCACGCGTCGAACTGTTGGTGCACGCGCCGCAGGGCGTGACCCCGGGGCAGCCGGTGTGGCTGGGCCTGCGGCTGGACCACGCGCCCGGGTGGCACACGTACTGGCGCAACCCGGGCGACTCGGGCCTGCCGATCGAGCTGCAGTGGACGCTGCCGCCGGGGGTGCGCGCGGGTGAGATCGCCTGGCCCACGCCGCGCAAATTCCCGCTTGGGGAGCTGGCGAATTACGGCTTCGACGGAACGCTGCTGCTGCCCGTGCCGGTGACGGTCGAGCCGGGGTTCACCGGCGACACACTGGACGTGCAACTGCACGCGACGTGGCTGATCTGCCGCACCGAATGCGTGCCGGAGGAAGCGTGGTTGCGGCTGCGTGTGCCGACCCAGTCGGCGCAGACGGCGCATGGCTCTCTGTTTGAATCCGCGTGGGCCGCGGCGCCGCGTGCGCTGGACGGCGCCAGCGGCGAGCTGCGCGTCGAGGGCGACCGGCTGTTGCTCGACATCACCGGGCTGCCCGCCGCGTGGCGGGGGCAGCGGCTGGAGTTTTTCCCGGAGACGGGCAACCTGATCGCGCCGGGCCTGCCATGGGAGCAGCGGTGGGACGGCGCGCGCTGGCAGGCGTCGGTGCCGCTGTCGCCGTACCGCAGTGAGTCGCCGACGCGGCTCGCGTTCGTGGTGGCGCCACCGCCGGCCGAGGCGCACGGCCCGGCCACCGCGGGGGTGCGGCTGGAGTGGCCGGTCGCGGGTACGTGGCCGGCGGTGGCGGCGCCGCCCGCGCCACGGGAGCCGCTGCCGGCACCGTCCGCCCCGGCCGGTGCCGCGGGCCCGACGGCCTTGGGCCTGGGGTTGGCGCTGCTTGGGGCACTGGTGGGCGGAATGATCCTCAACCTGATGCCGTGCGTTTTTCCGGTGCTGGCGATCAAGGTGATGGCCTTTCAGGCGCACGGCGCGGACCGGCGCGCCCACCGCGTCGGGGGGCTGGCCTACACCGCCGGGGTGGTCCTGTCGTTCGTCGCGCTCGGCGCGGCGCTGCTCGCGCTGCGCACGGCGGGGGAGGCGGTCGGCTGGGGCTTCCAGCTACAGAACCCGTGGGTGGTGGCGGCGCTGGCCACCCTGTTCGTCGTCATCGGCCTCAATCTGGCGGGGCTGTTCGAGTTCGGCCAGCTCGCGCCGCCGGGGCTGGCCGGGCTGCAACTGCGCCACCCGGTGGCGGACGCCTTCCTGACCGGCGTGCTCGCCTCGGTCGTCGCGTCGCCGTGTACCGCGCCGTTCATGGGGGCGTCGCTCGGGCTGGCGCTGACGCTGCCGGCGGCACAGGCACTGGCGGTGTTCGGGGCGCTGGGGCTGGGCATGGCGCTGCCCTACCTGGCCGCGAGTCAGTGGCCGGCGCTGGCACGGCGGCTGCCGCGGCCGGGGCCGTGGATGGTGACGTTCCGGCAGGCGATGGCGTTTCCGATGTTCGCCGCGGCGCTGTGGCTGTGGTGGGTGCTCGGCCAGCAGACCGGCATGGATGGGGCGGGCGCGCTGGGCCTGATCCTGCTGGCGCTGGCGTGGCTGCTGTGGGCTCTGGGCCGCCCGGGGGCGGCGCGGCGCTGGCTCGGCGCCATCGGCGCCGTGCTGCTGGCAGCGGCGCTGGTGTGGGCCGGCCCGTACGTGGGCCGGGAGGCGAACGCTGGCGCCACCGCCGATACGCGCGACGCCACGTGGGACGCGTGGACGCCGCAGCGGCAGGCCGAGCTGCTCGCTGCGGGGCGGCCGGTGTTCGTGGACTTCACCGCCGCGTGGTGCGTGACCTGCCAGGTGAACAAGGCCGCTGTGCTGTCAGACGCGGACGTGCTGGCCGATGCGCGCGCGGCCAACATTGCCCTGCTGCGCGCCGACTGGACGCGGCGCGACCCCGTGATCACCGAAGCGCTCGCCGCGCTGGGGCGCAGCGGCGTGCCGGTGTATGTGCTACACGTGCCAGGGCGCGCGCCGCAGGTGCTCAGCGAAATCCTGCGCAAGGAAGACGTGCGCGCGGCCTTCCGGGCGGCCGCCCAACGACAGGCGGCATCGGCGGGATAA